A window of the Brassica napus cultivar Da-Ae chromosome C5, Da-Ae, whole genome shotgun sequence genome harbors these coding sequences:
- the LOC106352787 gene encoding ferredoxin-dependent glutamate synthase 2, chloroplastic isoform X1 yields the protein MALQSPGAAGASSSVSRLLSSAKLSSTKTLFSVDFVGTKRRNGLSVFRGSTPLLKSSLRSPLSAKAILNFDASASGSDPKPKVAYLEDIVSERGECGVGFIAHLENEATHKIVKDALIALGCMEHRGGCGADNASGDGSGLMTSIPWDLFNDWAEKKGLASFDKLHTGVGMLFLPRDENARREAKKVVTSIFEKEGLEVLGWRDVPVEPSIVGHYARKTMPNTQQVFVRIVKEDKVDDVERELYICRKLIERAVASESWASELYFSSLSNQTIVYKGMLRSEVLGLFYPDLQNDLYKSAFAIYHRRFSTNTSPRWPLAQPMRFLGHNGEINTIQGNLNWMTSREASLKSPVWHGREDDIRPISNSKASDSSNLDSAAELLIRSGRTPEESLMILVPEAYKNHPTLMIKYPEAVDFYDYYKGQMEPWDGPALILFSDGKTVGACLDRNGLRPARYWRTSDNVVYVASEVGVLPMDESKVTMKGRLGPGMMISVDLESGQVYENTEVKKRVASYNPYGKWVSENLRTMKPSNFLSSASMETEEILRRQQAFGYSSEDVQMVIESMAAQGKEPTFCMGDDTPVAVLSQKPHMLYDYFKQRFAQVTNPAIDPLREGLVMSLEVNIGKRGNILEVGPQNVSQVVLSGPVLNERELEGLLSDPHLKSEVLPTFFDIHRGIDGSLKKALLKLCEAADEAVRNGSQVLVLSDRSDNPEPTHPAIPMLLAVGAVHQHLIENGLRMSASIIADTAQCFSTHHFACLIGYGASAICPHLALETCRQWRLSNKTVNMMRNGKMPTVTMEQAQKNYRKAVNTGLLKVLSKMGISLFSSYCGAQIFEIYGLGKEVVEFSFRGSASRIGGLTLDELARETLTFWVRAFSEDTAKRLENFGFIQFRPGGEYHGNNPEMSKLLHKAVREKSETAYAVYQQHLANRPITVFRDLLEFKSDRKPIPVGRVEPASSIVERFCTGGMSLGAISRETHETIAIAMNRLGGKSNSGEGGEDPIRWKPLIDVVDGYSSTLPHLKGLRNGDTATSAIKQVASGRFGVTPTFLVNADQLEIKVAQGAKPGEGGQLPGKKVSPYIARLRNSKPGVPLISPPPHHDIYSIEDLAQLIFDLHQVNPKAKVSVKLVSEAGIGTVASGVAKANADIIQISGYDGGTGASPISSIKHAGGPWELGLAETQQTLIGNGLRERVIIRVDGGFKSGVDVLIAAAMGADEYGFGTLAMIATGCIMARICHTNNCPVGVASQREELRARFPGLPGDLVNFFLYIAEEVRGILAQLGYEKLDDIIGRTDLLKPRDISLVKTHLDLSYLLSSVGLPKRSSTSIRKQEVHSNGPVLDDTLLQDPEIMDAIENETMVHKTMSIYNVDRSVCGRIAGVIAKKYGDTGFAGQLNLTFNGSAGQSFACFLSPGMNIRLVGEANDYVGKGMAGGEVVILPVESTGFLPEDATIVGNTCLYGATGGLLFVRGKAGERFAVRNSLAQAVVEGTGDHCCEYMTGGCVVVLGKVGRNVAAGMTGGLAYILDEDDTLLPKVNKEIVKIQRVTSPVGQTQLKSLIQAHVEKTGSSKGAAIVEEWDKYLGMFWQLVPPSEEDTPEANSDHHLKTTTGEEEQVSNTFAV from the exons ATGGCGCTGCAATCTCCCGGCGCCGCCGGAGCTTCATCCTCAGTCTCCCGTCTTCTCTCCTCCGCGAAGTTGAGCTCTACTAAGACTCTCTTCTCGGTTGACTTCGTCGGAACCAAACGGCGTAACGGACTCTCCGTGTTTCGCGGCTCCACTCCACTGCTAAAGTCCTCGCTGAGGTCTCCGCTATCGGCAAAAGCGATCCTCAATTTCGATGCGTCGGCTTCTGGTTCTGATCCGAAGCCTAAG GTGGCCTACTTGGAAGATATAGTTTCGGAAAGGGGAGAATGTGGAGTTGGGTTCATTGCACACTTGGAGAACGAGGCTACGCATAAGATTGTTAAGGATGCTCTGATAGCGCTTGGTTGTATGGAACACAGGGGTGGTTGTGGTGCTGATAATGCTTCTGGTGATGGTTCTGGTTTGATGACTTCAATCCCTTGGGATTTGTTTAACGATTGGGCTGAGAAGAAAGGATTGGCTTCTTTTGATAAGCTGCATACCGGTGTTGGAATGCTGTTCCTGCCTAGAGATGAAAACGCTAGGAGAGAAGCCAAGAAAG TGGTTACAAGTATTTTTGAGAAAGAGGGCCTGGAGGTGCTTGGATGGAGGGATGTTCCTGTTGAACCATCCATCGTCGGTCATTATGCCAGAAAGACAATGCCAAATACGCAGCAGGTCTTTGTTAGAATTGTCAAAGAAGATAAAGTAGACGACGTTGAAAGAGAGCTTTACATTTGCAGGAAGCTGATCGAAAGAGCAGTTGCTTCTGAAAGTTGGGCATCTGAGCTTTACTTCAGCTCCTTGTCTAACCAGACCATTGTTTACAAGGGGATGCTTCGTTCAGAAGTTCTTGGGTTATTTTACCCCGACCTTCAAAATGATCTTTATAAATCTGCTTTTGCCATCTATCATCGAAGATTTAGCACAAATACTAGTCCCCGATGGCCTCTTGCTCAACCAATGAGGTTTCTTGGACACAATGGGGAGATCAATACCATACAG GGGAACCTAAACTGGATGACATCTCGAGAAGCATCTCTAAAATCACCCGTCTGGCATGGACGTGAAGATGATATTCGCCCAATCAGCAATTCAAAGGCTTCGGACTCCTCTAACCTTGATAGTGCAGCGGAA CTTTTGATAAGAAGTGGCCGGACTCCAGAGGAATCTCTAATGATTCTTGTGCCAGAGGCATATAAAAATCACCCGACCTTAATGATTAAATACCCTGAG GCTGTAGACTTCTATGATTACTACAAGGGACAGATGGAGCCATGGGATGGACCTGCATTGATATTGTTCAG TGATGGAAAGACGGTTGGAGCCTGCCTTGACCGCAATGGTCTTCGGCCTGCTAGATATTGGCGGACAAGTGATAATGTTGTCTATGTAGCCTCAGAG GTCGGTGTTCTTCCAATGGATGAATCAAAAGTCACCATGAAGGGTCGTCTAGGACCTGGCATGATGATATCTGTCGACTTGGAAAGTGGACAG GTATATGAGAACACTGAAGTGAAGAAGCGGGTTGCCTCGTATAACCCATATGGAAAATGGGTAAGTGAAAACCTGCGAACCATGAAGCCTTCTAATTTTCTTTCATCAGCAAGCATGGAGACTGAAGAGATCTTAAGACGCCAACA GGCGTTTGGCTACTCGAGCGAAGATGTTCAAATGGTAATTGAGTCAATGGCTGCACAGGGAAAAGAACCGACTTTTTGCATGGGGGATGATACTCCAGTGGCAGTCTTGTCTCAGAAGCCACATATGCTTTATGATTATTTCAAGCAGCGGTTTGCTCAG GTTACGAATCCAGCTATTGACCCCCTTCGAGAAGGTTTGGTCATGTCACTTGAAGTTAATATTGGAAAGCGTGGGAATATATTGGAGGTTGGGCCTCAGAATGTTTCACAG GTTGTTTTGTCTGGTCCGGTGCTAAATGAACGGGAGCTTGAAGGTCTGCTCAGCGATCCACATTTGAAATCTGAAGTCTTGCCCACATTTTTTGACATCCACAGAGGAATTGACGGATCTTTGAAGAAGGCTCTTCTAAAACTCTGCGAAGCTGCAGATGAAGCTGTTCGTAATGGTTCCCAAGTGCTTGTTCTCTCAGACAGATCTGATAATCCG GAACCAACTCATCCTGCAATTCCAATGTTGTTGGCAGTAGGTGCTGTTCATCAACATCTGATCGAGAATGGTCTTCGGATGTCAGCTTCAATTATTGCAGATACAGCTCAGTGCTTTAGTACGCATCACTTTGCCTGTTTGATTGGATATGGAGCAAG TGCTATATGCCCGCACCTAGCACTGGAAACATGTAGACAGTGGCGGCTAAGCAACAAGACCGTGAACATGATGAGAAATGGAAAAATGCCCACTGTAACTATGGAACAGGCTCAAAAGAATTATCGCAAG GCTGTTAACACTGGTCTTCTTAAGGTTCTTTCTAAGATGGGCATCTCGTTATTCTCTAG ttattgtGGAGCACAAATATTTGAGATTTATGGATTGGGGAAGGAGGTTGTTGAATTTTCATTCCGTGGTAGTGCATCACGCATTGGTGGGTTGACTTTGGATGAG CTGGCTAGAGAGACGTTAACTTTTTGGGTGAGGGCATTTTCTGAGGATACAGCCAAACGTCTAGAAAACTTTGGTTTCATTCAATTTAGGCCTGGAG GCGAATATCATGGAAACAATCCAGAGATGTCTAAGTTACTTCATAAAGCCGTCCGTGAAAAGAGTGAAACAGCCTATGCAGTTTATCAGCAGCATTTAGCCAACCGTCCTATTACA GTTTTCCGCGATCTTCTTGAGTTCAAAAGTGACCGTAAACCTATCCCTGTTGGGAGGGTTGAGCCTGCTTCCTCTATTGTAGAGAGGTTTTGTACAGGTGGAATGTCTCTTGGAGCAATCTCGAGAGAAACTCATGAAACAATTGCTATTGCAATGAACAGATTGGGGGGAAAGTCTAATTCAGGGGAAGGAGGCGAG GATCCGATCCGCTGGAAGCCGCTAATAGATGTTGTTGATGGGTACTCTTCAACGCTGCCACATCTTAAAGGTCTCCGAAATGGGGATACGGCTACAAGCGCTATTAAGCAG GTTGCTTCAGGGCGTTTTGGCGTCACTCCGACGTTTTTGGTTAACGCAGACCAGTTGGAAATCAAAGTTGCTCAGGGAGCGAAGCCAGGTGAAGGTGGCCAGCTTCCTGGGAAAAAAGTTAGCCCATATATTGCTAGACTTAGAAATTCTAAACCAGGAGTTCCGCTTATTTCTCCACCTCCACATCATGATATTTATTCCATAGAGGATCTGGCACAGTTAATCTTTGATCTTCATCAG GTCAATCCCAAGGCAAAAGTGTCAGTCAAGCTTGTATCAGAAGCGGGAATAGGAACAGTTGCCTCAGGAGTAGCGAAGGCTAATGCGGATATCATACAG ATATCAGGGTATGATGGTGGAACTGGAGCCAGCCCTATAAGTTCCATAAAGCATGCTGGTGGTCCATGGGAACTTGGACTAGCTGAAACCCAGCAG ACACTCATTGGGAATGGACTCAGGGAAAGAGTTATAATCAGGGTTGATGGAGGATTCAAGAGTGGTGTTGATGTGTTGATTGCTGCAGCTATGGGTGCTGATGAGTATGGGTTTGGTACTCTGGCAATGATTGCCACAGGATGTATAATGGCTCGCATTTGCCACACTAATAACTGCCCTGTTGGTGTTGCCAGTCAG AGAGAGGAGCTGCGTGCACGTTTCCCTGGTCTTCCTGGTGATCTTGTCAATTTCTTCCTGTATATTGCAGAGGAG GTGAGGGGCATATTAGCTCAGTTGGGATATGAAAAATTGGATGACATAATTGGGCGGACAGATTTGCTGAAGCCAAGGGACATCTCGCTCGTGAAAACCCATCTTGACCTCAGTTATCTCTTATCT TCCGTTGGGCTACCAAAACGTAGCAGTACTTCCATTAGGAAGCAGGAGGTTCACTCAAATGGTCCAGTCCTTGATGATACTCTACTTCAGGATCCGGAG ATAATGGATGCAATTGAGAACGAAACAATGGTTCACAAAACCATGAGCATATACAATGTGGACCGTTCTGTTTGCGGTCGGATTGCGGGAGTAATTGCGAAGAAATACGGAGACACTGGTTTTGCTGGACAACTGAACCTAAC GTTCAATGGAAGTGCTGGCCAATCTTTTGCATGTTTTCTAAGTCCTGGAATGAATATACGTCTTGTGGGTGAAGCCAATGACTACGTGGGAAAG GGAATGGCCGGAGGTGAAGTTGTGATATTACCAGTGGAATCGACTGGTTTTCTTCCTGAAGATGCAACTATTGTAGGAAACACTTGCCTGTATGGTGCAACAGGTGGTTTACTATTTGTAAGAGGCAAAGCAGGAGAGAGATTTGCGGTTAGAAACTCTCTAGCTCAAGCTGTCGTTGAAGGCACAGGAGATCACTGCTGTGAATATATGACTGGTGGTTGTGTAGTTGTACTTGGCAA AGTCGGTAGAAATGTAGCTGCCGGGATGACAGGTGGATTGGCGTACATTCTTGACGAGGACGACACTCTCCTCCCTAAG GTCAACAAAGAGATAGTGAAGATCCAAAGAGTGACTTCACCAGTGGGACAAACACAACTTAAGAGCCTGATCCAAGCTCATGTG gaGAAAACAGGAAGCAGTAAAGGAGCAGCGATTGTGGAGGAATGGGACAAGTATCTTGGAATGTTCTGGCAACTTGTACCACCAAGTGAAGAAGATACACCAGAAGCTAACTCCGACCACCACCTGAAAACAACCACAGGAGAGGAAGAACAAGTGTCAAACACATTTGCAGTGTAG
- the LOC106352787 gene encoding ferredoxin-dependent glutamate synthase 2, chloroplastic isoform X2, protein MKTLGEKPRKWLQVFLRKRAWRCLDGGMFLLNHPSSVIMPERQCQIRSRKLIERAVASESWASELYFSSLSNQTIVYKGMLRSEVLGLFYPDLQNDLYKSAFAIYHRRFSTNTSPRWPLAQPMRFLGHNGEINTIQGNLNWMTSREASLKSPVWHGREDDIRPISNSKASDSSNLDSAAELLIRSGRTPEESLMILVPEAYKNHPTLMIKYPEAVDFYDYYKGQMEPWDGPALILFSDGKTVGACLDRNGLRPARYWRTSDNVVYVASEVGVLPMDESKVTMKGRLGPGMMISVDLESGQVYENTEVKKRVASYNPYGKWVSENLRTMKPSNFLSSASMETEEILRRQQAFGYSSEDVQMVIESMAAQGKEPTFCMGDDTPVAVLSQKPHMLYDYFKQRFAQVTNPAIDPLREGLVMSLEVNIGKRGNILEVGPQNVSQVVLSGPVLNERELEGLLSDPHLKSEVLPTFFDIHRGIDGSLKKALLKLCEAADEAVRNGSQVLVLSDRSDNPEPTHPAIPMLLAVGAVHQHLIENGLRMSASIIADTAQCFSTHHFACLIGYGASAICPHLALETCRQWRLSNKTVNMMRNGKMPTVTMEQAQKNYRKAVNTGLLKVLSKMGISLFSSYCGAQIFEIYGLGKEVVEFSFRGSASRIGGLTLDELARETLTFWVRAFSEDTAKRLENFGFIQFRPGGEYHGNNPEMSKLLHKAVREKSETAYAVYQQHLANRPITVFRDLLEFKSDRKPIPVGRVEPASSIVERFCTGGMSLGAISRETHETIAIAMNRLGGKSNSGEGGEDPIRWKPLIDVVDGYSSTLPHLKGLRNGDTATSAIKQVASGRFGVTPTFLVNADQLEIKVAQGAKPGEGGQLPGKKVSPYIARLRNSKPGVPLISPPPHHDIYSIEDLAQLIFDLHQVNPKAKVSVKLVSEAGIGTVASGVAKANADIIQISGYDGGTGASPISSIKHAGGPWELGLAETQQTLIGNGLRERVIIRVDGGFKSGVDVLIAAAMGADEYGFGTLAMIATGCIMARICHTNNCPVGVASQREELRARFPGLPGDLVNFFLYIAEEVRGILAQLGYEKLDDIIGRTDLLKPRDISLVKTHLDLSYLLSSVGLPKRSSTSIRKQEVHSNGPVLDDTLLQDPEIMDAIENETMVHKTMSIYNVDRSVCGRIAGVIAKKYGDTGFAGQLNLTFNGSAGQSFACFLSPGMNIRLVGEANDYVGKGMAGGEVVILPVESTGFLPEDATIVGNTCLYGATGGLLFVRGKAGERFAVRNSLAQAVVEGTGDHCCEYMTGGCVVVLGKVGRNVAAGMTGGLAYILDEDDTLLPKVNKEIVKIQRVTSPVGQTQLKSLIQAHVEKTGSSKGAAIVEEWDKYLGMFWQLVPPSEEDTPEANSDHHLKTTTGEEEQVSNTFAV, encoded by the exons ATGAAAACGCTAGGAGAGAAGCCAAGAAAG TGGTTACAAGTATTTTTGAGAAAGAGGGCCTGGAGGTGCTTGGATGGAGGGATGTTCCTGTTGAACCATCCATCGTCGGTCATTATGCCAGAAAGACAATGCCAAATACGCAGCAG GAAGCTGATCGAAAGAGCAGTTGCTTCTGAAAGTTGGGCATCTGAGCTTTACTTCAGCTCCTTGTCTAACCAGACCATTGTTTACAAGGGGATGCTTCGTTCAGAAGTTCTTGGGTTATTTTACCCCGACCTTCAAAATGATCTTTATAAATCTGCTTTTGCCATCTATCATCGAAGATTTAGCACAAATACTAGTCCCCGATGGCCTCTTGCTCAACCAATGAGGTTTCTTGGACACAATGGGGAGATCAATACCATACAG GGGAACCTAAACTGGATGACATCTCGAGAAGCATCTCTAAAATCACCCGTCTGGCATGGACGTGAAGATGATATTCGCCCAATCAGCAATTCAAAGGCTTCGGACTCCTCTAACCTTGATAGTGCAGCGGAA CTTTTGATAAGAAGTGGCCGGACTCCAGAGGAATCTCTAATGATTCTTGTGCCAGAGGCATATAAAAATCACCCGACCTTAATGATTAAATACCCTGAG GCTGTAGACTTCTATGATTACTACAAGGGACAGATGGAGCCATGGGATGGACCTGCATTGATATTGTTCAG TGATGGAAAGACGGTTGGAGCCTGCCTTGACCGCAATGGTCTTCGGCCTGCTAGATATTGGCGGACAAGTGATAATGTTGTCTATGTAGCCTCAGAG GTCGGTGTTCTTCCAATGGATGAATCAAAAGTCACCATGAAGGGTCGTCTAGGACCTGGCATGATGATATCTGTCGACTTGGAAAGTGGACAG GTATATGAGAACACTGAAGTGAAGAAGCGGGTTGCCTCGTATAACCCATATGGAAAATGGGTAAGTGAAAACCTGCGAACCATGAAGCCTTCTAATTTTCTTTCATCAGCAAGCATGGAGACTGAAGAGATCTTAAGACGCCAACA GGCGTTTGGCTACTCGAGCGAAGATGTTCAAATGGTAATTGAGTCAATGGCTGCACAGGGAAAAGAACCGACTTTTTGCATGGGGGATGATACTCCAGTGGCAGTCTTGTCTCAGAAGCCACATATGCTTTATGATTATTTCAAGCAGCGGTTTGCTCAG GTTACGAATCCAGCTATTGACCCCCTTCGAGAAGGTTTGGTCATGTCACTTGAAGTTAATATTGGAAAGCGTGGGAATATATTGGAGGTTGGGCCTCAGAATGTTTCACAG GTTGTTTTGTCTGGTCCGGTGCTAAATGAACGGGAGCTTGAAGGTCTGCTCAGCGATCCACATTTGAAATCTGAAGTCTTGCCCACATTTTTTGACATCCACAGAGGAATTGACGGATCTTTGAAGAAGGCTCTTCTAAAACTCTGCGAAGCTGCAGATGAAGCTGTTCGTAATGGTTCCCAAGTGCTTGTTCTCTCAGACAGATCTGATAATCCG GAACCAACTCATCCTGCAATTCCAATGTTGTTGGCAGTAGGTGCTGTTCATCAACATCTGATCGAGAATGGTCTTCGGATGTCAGCTTCAATTATTGCAGATACAGCTCAGTGCTTTAGTACGCATCACTTTGCCTGTTTGATTGGATATGGAGCAAG TGCTATATGCCCGCACCTAGCACTGGAAACATGTAGACAGTGGCGGCTAAGCAACAAGACCGTGAACATGATGAGAAATGGAAAAATGCCCACTGTAACTATGGAACAGGCTCAAAAGAATTATCGCAAG GCTGTTAACACTGGTCTTCTTAAGGTTCTTTCTAAGATGGGCATCTCGTTATTCTCTAG ttattgtGGAGCACAAATATTTGAGATTTATGGATTGGGGAAGGAGGTTGTTGAATTTTCATTCCGTGGTAGTGCATCACGCATTGGTGGGTTGACTTTGGATGAG CTGGCTAGAGAGACGTTAACTTTTTGGGTGAGGGCATTTTCTGAGGATACAGCCAAACGTCTAGAAAACTTTGGTTTCATTCAATTTAGGCCTGGAG GCGAATATCATGGAAACAATCCAGAGATGTCTAAGTTACTTCATAAAGCCGTCCGTGAAAAGAGTGAAACAGCCTATGCAGTTTATCAGCAGCATTTAGCCAACCGTCCTATTACA GTTTTCCGCGATCTTCTTGAGTTCAAAAGTGACCGTAAACCTATCCCTGTTGGGAGGGTTGAGCCTGCTTCCTCTATTGTAGAGAGGTTTTGTACAGGTGGAATGTCTCTTGGAGCAATCTCGAGAGAAACTCATGAAACAATTGCTATTGCAATGAACAGATTGGGGGGAAAGTCTAATTCAGGGGAAGGAGGCGAG GATCCGATCCGCTGGAAGCCGCTAATAGATGTTGTTGATGGGTACTCTTCAACGCTGCCACATCTTAAAGGTCTCCGAAATGGGGATACGGCTACAAGCGCTATTAAGCAG GTTGCTTCAGGGCGTTTTGGCGTCACTCCGACGTTTTTGGTTAACGCAGACCAGTTGGAAATCAAAGTTGCTCAGGGAGCGAAGCCAGGTGAAGGTGGCCAGCTTCCTGGGAAAAAAGTTAGCCCATATATTGCTAGACTTAGAAATTCTAAACCAGGAGTTCCGCTTATTTCTCCACCTCCACATCATGATATTTATTCCATAGAGGATCTGGCACAGTTAATCTTTGATCTTCATCAG GTCAATCCCAAGGCAAAAGTGTCAGTCAAGCTTGTATCAGAAGCGGGAATAGGAACAGTTGCCTCAGGAGTAGCGAAGGCTAATGCGGATATCATACAG ATATCAGGGTATGATGGTGGAACTGGAGCCAGCCCTATAAGTTCCATAAAGCATGCTGGTGGTCCATGGGAACTTGGACTAGCTGAAACCCAGCAG ACACTCATTGGGAATGGACTCAGGGAAAGAGTTATAATCAGGGTTGATGGAGGATTCAAGAGTGGTGTTGATGTGTTGATTGCTGCAGCTATGGGTGCTGATGAGTATGGGTTTGGTACTCTGGCAATGATTGCCACAGGATGTATAATGGCTCGCATTTGCCACACTAATAACTGCCCTGTTGGTGTTGCCAGTCAG AGAGAGGAGCTGCGTGCACGTTTCCCTGGTCTTCCTGGTGATCTTGTCAATTTCTTCCTGTATATTGCAGAGGAG GTGAGGGGCATATTAGCTCAGTTGGGATATGAAAAATTGGATGACATAATTGGGCGGACAGATTTGCTGAAGCCAAGGGACATCTCGCTCGTGAAAACCCATCTTGACCTCAGTTATCTCTTATCT TCCGTTGGGCTACCAAAACGTAGCAGTACTTCCATTAGGAAGCAGGAGGTTCACTCAAATGGTCCAGTCCTTGATGATACTCTACTTCAGGATCCGGAG ATAATGGATGCAATTGAGAACGAAACAATGGTTCACAAAACCATGAGCATATACAATGTGGACCGTTCTGTTTGCGGTCGGATTGCGGGAGTAATTGCGAAGAAATACGGAGACACTGGTTTTGCTGGACAACTGAACCTAAC GTTCAATGGAAGTGCTGGCCAATCTTTTGCATGTTTTCTAAGTCCTGGAATGAATATACGTCTTGTGGGTGAAGCCAATGACTACGTGGGAAAG GGAATGGCCGGAGGTGAAGTTGTGATATTACCAGTGGAATCGACTGGTTTTCTTCCTGAAGATGCAACTATTGTAGGAAACACTTGCCTGTATGGTGCAACAGGTGGTTTACTATTTGTAAGAGGCAAAGCAGGAGAGAGATTTGCGGTTAGAAACTCTCTAGCTCAAGCTGTCGTTGAAGGCACAGGAGATCACTGCTGTGAATATATGACTGGTGGTTGTGTAGTTGTACTTGGCAA AGTCGGTAGAAATGTAGCTGCCGGGATGACAGGTGGATTGGCGTACATTCTTGACGAGGACGACACTCTCCTCCCTAAG GTCAACAAAGAGATAGTGAAGATCCAAAGAGTGACTTCACCAGTGGGACAAACACAACTTAAGAGCCTGATCCAAGCTCATGTG gaGAAAACAGGAAGCAGTAAAGGAGCAGCGATTGTGGAGGAATGGGACAAGTATCTTGGAATGTTCTGGCAACTTGTACCACCAAGTGAAGAAGATACACCAGAAGCTAACTCCGACCACCACCTGAAAACAACCACAGGAGAGGAAGAACAAGTGTCAAACACATTTGCAGTGTAG
- the LOC106356702 gene encoding protein ORGAN SIZE RELATED 1-like encodes MRVHNHRLRFEVTPKPTMSLPGISFITARSVAVILFLCLFLLILPPFLPPLPPPPSTLLLLPLLLMILLIFLAFSPSNEPSLTVEVEPLDP; translated from the coding sequence ATGAGGGTACATAATCACCGGCTGAGATTCGAAGTCACACCCAAGCCAACAATGAGTTTGCCCGGAATTTCTTTTATCACGGCGAGATCCGTCGCAGTTATTCTCTTTCTCTGTCTGTTCCTTCTGATTTTGCCACCGTTCCTACCGCCGCTTCCACCGCCTCCATCGACGCTCCTCCTTCTCCCTCTTCTGCTCATGATTCTCCTCATTTTCTTGGCTTTTTCTCCTTCTAATGAGCCTAGCCTCACCGTGGAAGTAGAACCTCTCGACCCCTGA